Proteins from a single region of Amblyomma americanum isolate KBUSLIRL-KWMA chromosome 10, ASM5285725v1, whole genome shotgun sequence:
- the LOC144107918 gene encoding BSD domain-containing protein 1-like isoform X1 yields MAEGTNPDEGTPWWNSWLQTAKDKSSTAYEFFKRDLTEFSSTVQQDTAQAVSSTAAFVRDKLKLDGENSVTSKAKEGLTSLIGSISEALSPTWDPADDELSVIHDNEVHPVDRWQACLHSILVDRNTYCHEPDSPPEVYETWLETFNMNDHKDEIAEILLNHAEVQGLYDELVPNAVSHEEFWQRYFFRAFQLWQAEEELVNSVQQSSERLSISGVDSDHLLETLAASPGGARLGSRPMVVPPNTPNAPSAEQSGSNSPQPAKATATPAGDAGCDVMGPLTPEEREEQEGDEEQTRTLPNNPGKVLESKELPPVSAAAVLAAKLSSRVKAAVAAADDSASEENTSAAAAIDTTESRSQSAEVSGAEERLAAAPSATAEAKKAAVLSPGGTSGEASTKGPDSESSSGKDLSDWEEFELELADTDVATTPSVAKPASHSASEGDDDWEKWE; encoded by the exons ATGGCCGAGGGCAC CAACCCGGACGAAGGAACGCCGTGGTGGAACAGTTGGTTGCAGACAGCTAAAGACAAG TCATCGACAGCCTACGAGTTCTTCAAGCGGGACCTGACGGAGTTCTCAAGCACAGTCCAGCAGGACACGGCCCAGGCGGTCTCTTCAACGGCAGCCTTTGTGCGGGACAAGCTCAAG CTGGATGGGGAGAATTCGGTGACATCCAAGGCCAAGGAGGGGCTGACCTCACTCATCGGGAGCATCAGTGAGGCCTTGTCACCCACCTGGGATCCGGCTGACGACGAGCTGTCCGTCATCCACGACAATGAAGTGCACCCAGTGGACCGCTGGCAG GCATGCCTGCACTCAATTCTGGTGGATCGCAACACCTACTGCCACGAGCCGGACTCACCACCAGAGGTGTACGAGACCTGGCTGGAGACCTTCAACATGAACGACCACAAG GACGAGATAGCAGAGATCCTGCTCAACCACGCGGAGGTGCAGGGCCTCTACGATGAGCTGGTGCCGAATGCAGTGTCGCACGAGGAGTTTTGGCAGCGCTACTTCTTCCGCGCCTTCCAGCTGTGGCAGGCTGAGGAGGAGCTGGTCAACAGCGTGCAGCAGTCGAGCGAGCGCCTCTCCATCAGCGGCG TGGACTCGGATCACTTGCTGGAGACACTGGCGGCCAGCCCTGGTGGCGCCCGTCTGGGTTCCCGGCCGATGGTGGTGCCTCCAAACACGCCCAATGCTCCGTCAGCCGAGCAGAGCGGCTCCAACTCGCCTCAGCCGGCCAAGGCGACGGCCACCCCTGCAGGAGATGCCGGCTGTGATGTCATGGGGCCCCTGACCCCTGAGGAGAGGGAGGAGCAAGAAGGGGACGAGGAGCAAACGAGGACACTGCCCAACAACCCTGGCAAG GTGCTCGAGTCGAAGGAGTTGCCACCCGTTTCAGCTGCAGCGGTTCTGGCTGCCAAGCTCTCGTCGCGAGTCAAGGCTGCCGTTGCAGCTGCTGACGACTCGGCTTCGGAAGAGAACACTTCTGCAGCTGCAGCGATCGACACTACTGAGTCAAGGTCACAGTCGGCCGAGGTCAGCGGTGCCGAAGAACGACTTGCTGCAGCGCCGTCGGCGACTGCAGAAGCCAAGAAAGCAGCGGTGCTTTCGCCTGGGGGAACTTCGGGAGAGGCAAGCACGAAGGGCCCTGACTCTGAATCATCCAGCGGAAAAG
- the LOC144107918 gene encoding BSD domain-containing protein 1-like isoform X2, translating to MAEGTNPDEGTPWWNSWLQTAKDKSSTAYEFFKRDLTEFSSTVQQDTAQAVSSTAAFVRDKLKLDGENSVTSKAKEGLTSLIGSISEALSPTWDPADDELSVIHDNEVHPVDRWQACLHSILVDRNTYCHEPDSPPEVYETWLETFNMNDHKDEIAEILLNHAEVQGLYDELVPNAVSHEEFWQRYFFRAFQLWQAEEELVNSVQQSSERLSISGVDSDHLLETLAASPGGARLGSRPMVVPPNTPNAPSAEQSGSNSPQPAKATATPAGDAGCDVMGPLTPEEREEQEGDEEQTRTLPNNPGKVLESKELPPVSAAAVLAAKLSSRVKAAVAAADDSASEENTSAAAAIDTTESRSQSAEVSGAEERLAAAPSATAEAKKAAVLSPGGTSGEASTKGPDSESSSGKG from the exons ATGGCCGAGGGCAC CAACCCGGACGAAGGAACGCCGTGGTGGAACAGTTGGTTGCAGACAGCTAAAGACAAG TCATCGACAGCCTACGAGTTCTTCAAGCGGGACCTGACGGAGTTCTCAAGCACAGTCCAGCAGGACACGGCCCAGGCGGTCTCTTCAACGGCAGCCTTTGTGCGGGACAAGCTCAAG CTGGATGGGGAGAATTCGGTGACATCCAAGGCCAAGGAGGGGCTGACCTCACTCATCGGGAGCATCAGTGAGGCCTTGTCACCCACCTGGGATCCGGCTGACGACGAGCTGTCCGTCATCCACGACAATGAAGTGCACCCAGTGGACCGCTGGCAG GCATGCCTGCACTCAATTCTGGTGGATCGCAACACCTACTGCCACGAGCCGGACTCACCACCAGAGGTGTACGAGACCTGGCTGGAGACCTTCAACATGAACGACCACAAG GACGAGATAGCAGAGATCCTGCTCAACCACGCGGAGGTGCAGGGCCTCTACGATGAGCTGGTGCCGAATGCAGTGTCGCACGAGGAGTTTTGGCAGCGCTACTTCTTCCGCGCCTTCCAGCTGTGGCAGGCTGAGGAGGAGCTGGTCAACAGCGTGCAGCAGTCGAGCGAGCGCCTCTCCATCAGCGGCG TGGACTCGGATCACTTGCTGGAGACACTGGCGGCCAGCCCTGGTGGCGCCCGTCTGGGTTCCCGGCCGATGGTGGTGCCTCCAAACACGCCCAATGCTCCGTCAGCCGAGCAGAGCGGCTCCAACTCGCCTCAGCCGGCCAAGGCGACGGCCACCCCTGCAGGAGATGCCGGCTGTGATGTCATGGGGCCCCTGACCCCTGAGGAGAGGGAGGAGCAAGAAGGGGACGAGGAGCAAACGAGGACACTGCCCAACAACCCTGGCAAG GTGCTCGAGTCGAAGGAGTTGCCACCCGTTTCAGCTGCAGCGGTTCTGGCTGCCAAGCTCTCGTCGCGAGTCAAGGCTGCCGTTGCAGCTGCTGACGACTCGGCTTCGGAAGAGAACACTTCTGCAGCTGCAGCGATCGACACTACTGAGTCAAGGTCACAGTCGGCCGAGGTCAGCGGTGCCGAAGAACGACTTGCTGCAGCGCCGTCGGCGACTGCAGAAGCCAAGAAAGCAGCGGTGCTTTCGCCTGGGGGAACTTCGGGAGAGGCAAGCACGAAGGGCCCTGACTCTGAATCATCCAGCGGAAAAG
- the LOC144106915 gene encoding uncharacterized protein LOC144106915, which produces MSFTKEDELGDSQVAELRDLFFKFDTDRSGTVAFEHVDEILRTAARVITDPEFKKLVKSTVPADLEKKVQFPEFVDMVSKHTRAFNPASDLHDAFRVFDRDGHGFITTAELRHVVTTLGERMTEEEADELIREADANNEGHVDYEEFIKTISKPLPPGEYGVPPKKKEAPPAAEVPQEAESATTPTSAVPAEAPPPGEVQAPAAAAETSEKSGPTSAPAESSERPSEGAAAESGQGSKSSGKGSGSGSGKGSGAGSGKGSGGGSGKGSGAGSGKGSGAGSGKGSGSGSASASRKSSGKGSGGGSDSSPGGSAGPAGSAGPAGTAGPPVEVVAPDPPAEKTSGKIEKR; this is translated from the exons ATGTCGTTCACCAAAGAGGACGAGCTGGGCGACTCGCAGGTGGCGGAGCTGCGCGACCTGTTCTTCAAGTTCGACACGGACCGCTCGGGCACGGTGGCCTTCGAGCACGTCGACGAGATCCTGCGCACCGCCGCGCGCGTCATCACCGACCCGGAGTTCAAGAAGCTCGTCAAGAGCACCGTGCCCGCGGACCTCGAGAAGAAG GTGCAGTTCCCCGAGTTCGTGGACATGGTGTCGAAGCACACGCGCGCCTTCAACCCGGCGTCGGACCTACACGACGCGTTCCGCGTGTTCGACCGCGACGGCCACGGCTTCATCACGACGGCCGAGCTGCGTCACGTGGTCACCACGCTGGGCGAGCGCATGACCGAGGAGGAGGCCGACGAGCTCATCCGAGAGGCGGATGCCAACAACGAGGGACACGTCGACTACGAGGAGTTCATCAAGACCATCTCCAAGCCGCT ACCTCCAGGTGAATACGGCGTACCACCGAAGAAGAAGGAGGCCCCGCCAGCGGCCGAGGTTCCGCAGGAAGCGGAGAGCGCGACCACGCCCACGTCTGCCGTCCCGGCCGAGGCGCCCCCACCAGGCGAGGTCCAGGCGCCGGCGGCGGCTGCCGAGACGAGCGAGAAATCGGGACCGACGTCGGCACCCGCGGAGTCGTCCGAGCGGCCCAGCGAAGGGGCCGCGGCAGAGTCGGGACAGGGATCGAAGTCCTCCGGGAAGGGGTCCGGGTCGGGATCTGGAAAGGGCTCCGGAGCCGGCTCTGGAAAAGGGTCCGGAGGCGGATCTGGAAAAGGGTCCGGAGCCGGATCCGGAAAGGGGTCCGGAGCCGGATCTGGAAAAGGGTCCGGGTCGGGATCCGCTAGTGCGTCTAGAAAGTCATCCGGAAAGGGCTCAGGAGGCGGGTCAGACAGCAGCCCGGGCGGTTCTGCGGGCCCAGCCGGCTCCGCGGGCCCGGCTGGCACCGCAGGCCCTCCCGTCGAGGTGGTCGCCCCCGACCCTCCAGCTGAGAAGACCAGCGGCAAGATCGAGAAGAGATGA